One Thermodesulfobacteriota bacterium genomic region harbors:
- a CDS encoding lipase maturation factor family protein, whose translation MNIKGIKWTDSYWLTRLVLQRGLAFVYLIAFIAVVHQFKPLLGEHGLLPVPQFVEQVRFIESPSIFFWSPTDFAFDLFGWIGIALSLFALSGFSEKFGNYISAGTWGALWLVYLSFVNVGQTFYGFGWEMMLLEAGFLAIFLGSERTKPSYLVILLFNWLLFRVMFGAGLIKIRGDACWRDLTCLQYHYETQPMPNAFSWYFHWLPAWVHKTGVLFNHFAELIVPFAYFAPYQISAVAGFITIFFHLWLFASGNFSFLGLLTMVLALSTISDSWLKRVIPIRLPEFAKPGRFYVSATLGLTALVAVLSFFTVSNMMSPNQLMNASFEPLHLVNTYGAFGSITRPRYEVIVEGTDEPVLTESTRWREYEFIGKPGDVSRTPPQIAPYHLRLEWLMWFAALSSPMQHPWFINFMEKLLEGDEAVLRLLRHNPFPDKPPKYVRALLYEYRFTTPEERSRTGAIWNRELVALYFPPVSLREQ comes from the coding sequence ATGAACATAAAAGGGATTAAATGGACAGATAGCTACTGGCTGACAAGACTCGTCCTTCAGCGGGGCCTGGCATTCGTTTATCTGATCGCTTTCATAGCCGTCGTTCATCAGTTCAAGCCTCTTTTAGGAGAGCACGGACTTCTTCCAGTCCCGCAATTCGTAGAGCAGGTGCGTTTCATCGAATCGCCGAGCATCTTCTTCTGGTCCCCGACCGATTTCGCCTTCGATTTGTTCGGATGGATCGGTATCGCTCTTTCCCTGTTTGCACTTTCGGGGTTCTCTGAGAAATTCGGCAATTATATCTCTGCAGGAACCTGGGGTGCGCTCTGGCTGGTTTACCTCTCTTTTGTAAACGTGGGTCAAACGTTTTACGGATTCGGCTGGGAGATGATGCTTCTGGAAGCCGGGTTTCTTGCGATCTTCCTGGGTTCCGAAAGGACCAAACCGTCCTATCTCGTAATACTTCTTTTCAATTGGCTGCTCTTCCGCGTGATGTTCGGCGCGGGACTTATAAAAATCCGGGGAGACGCCTGCTGGCGTGATTTGACCTGTCTCCAGTACCACTACGAAACCCAGCCTATGCCGAACGCATTTAGCTGGTATTTCCATTGGCTGCCGGCATGGGTCCACAAAACGGGAGTGCTCTTTAATCACTTCGCCGAGCTAATCGTCCCGTTTGCCTATTTTGCGCCGTATCAAATAAGTGCGGTTGCGGGGTTCATAACCATATTCTTTCATTTGTGGCTCTTTGCCAGCGGGAACTTTTCATTTCTGGGACTGCTCACGATGGTCCTGGCGCTGAGCACCATCAGCGACTCATGGTTAAAGCGCGTTATTCCGATCCGCCTTCCCGAGTTTGCCAAGCCCGGCCGTTTTTATGTGTCAGCCACACTGGGTCTTACAGCACTTGTTGCGGTATTGAGTTTTTTTACTGTGAGCAACATGATGTCCCCGAACCAACTAATGAACGCATCTTTCGAGCCGCTCCACCTGGTGAATACTTACGGCGCTTTCGGGTCAATCACGCGGCCGCGCTATGAAGTGATCGTCGAGGGAACGGACGAGCCCGTGCTTACGGAGTCTACCCGCTGGCGCGAGTATGAATTCATCGGCAAGCCGGGGGACGTGAGCCGCACACCGCCGCAGATAGCGCCCTATCACCTGCGGCTCGAATGGCTGATGTGGTTTGCCGCGCTCTCTTCGCCGATGCAGCATCCGTGGTTTATAAATTTTATGGAAAAACTTTTAGAGGGCGATGAGGCCGTACTAAGACTTCTCCGGCATAACCCCTTTCCCGATAAGCCGCCGAAATATGTCCGAGCGTTATTATACGAATATCGATTCACTACGCCTGAGGAACGGAGCCGGACAGGGGCCATTTGGAACCGAGAGCTCGTAGCACTTTACTTCCCGCCGGTCTCGCTTAGAGAACAATGA
- a CDS encoding SGNH/GDSL hydrolase family protein, with translation MKHKHIILSVITALLTLVFVEIGLRLLVRPSNNSYGVLFNKDLPPFKLIPSDIIPEWESGKKRELFDFKVVDGKKLRFDDFFPILRDDPLLGFTVGENYISTNGWRHSNNFGARSSEPLSPDKPHNRERVLFFGDSYTAGATIPQDQTIIHYLNEKRPDVEFVNFGVEGYSTGQAFLRFRTLKDKLEFDRVFLVFVPNMDLWRDINVNRYIGGSWAGYYCYNIPVFVIEGGKLELIPPPYGSLEELFEDNRDSVQSRYREHLRKYDNYYSSMYESVYLLDNFVVFKLLRKFFNRVKFEYERTFGISESVMDARSEAQTVTKGIIDEMGREAQSNGARFSLIVLPTDSDIRRYKTEDSYKKSWDEMTRFICSGEIVCYDFMDDLSGLTEEELDTGNDGTHYGPKTNERIADLILEKSF, from the coding sequence ATGAAACACAAGCATATTATTCTCTCGGTTATAACCGCTCTGCTGACTCTTGTTTTCGTGGAGATCGGGCTGCGTTTATTGGTGCGTCCGTCTAATAACTCCTACGGAGTGCTTTTTAACAAAGATTTGCCCCCCTTCAAACTTATCCCCTCGGATATTATTCCGGAATGGGAAAGCGGCAAAAAACGCGAGCTGTTCGATTTCAAAGTCGTTGACGGGAAGAAGCTGAGGTTTGACGATTTCTTCCCCATTCTCAGGGACGACCCGCTGCTGGGTTTCACGGTCGGGGAAAATTACATCTCAACCAACGGCTGGAGACATTCCAACAACTTCGGAGCGAGATCAAGCGAGCCGCTTTCCCCGGATAAGCCGCACAACCGAGAGCGGGTCCTTTTTTTCGGCGATTCTTATACCGCCGGGGCTACCATTCCGCAGGACCAGACAATCATTCACTATCTGAATGAAAAAAGGCCGGACGTGGAGTTCGTGAATTTCGGCGTCGAAGGCTACAGCACGGGACAGGCGTTTCTTAGGTTTCGGACTTTAAAAGACAAACTCGAATTCGACCGTGTATTCCTGGTGTTCGTTCCGAACATGGACCTGTGGAGGGATATTAACGTGAACAGATATATCGGCGGCTCCTGGGCTGGATATTATTGCTATAACATACCCGTATTTGTTATCGAAGGCGGGAAACTCGAGCTTATACCGCCTCCCTACGGCTCGCTCGAAGAATTATTCGAGGATAACCGGGATTCTGTACAGTCCCGGTACAGGGAGCACCTGAGAAAATATGATAATTACTACAGCTCCATGTATGAATCTGTGTACCTGCTCGACAATTTTGTTGTTTTCAAGCTTCTCAGAAAATTCTTCAACCGCGTGAAATTCGAGTACGAAAGAACGTTCGGTATTTCGGAGAGCGTCATGGACGCGCGCTCCGAAGCTCAGACAGTGACTAAAGGAATCATCGACGAGATGGGCAGGGAAGCTCAATCTAATGGCGCTCGGTTTTCATTGATCGTTCTTCCCACGGACTCCGATATAAGAAGGTATAAGACAGAAGATTCGTATAAGAAATCCTGGGATGAGATGACTCGATTTATCTGTTCGGGAGAGATCGTCTGTTATGACTTTATGGACGACCTGTCGGGCCTTACCGAGGAAGAGCTGGATACAGGAAACGACGGTACGCATTACGGTCCTAAAACTAACGAACGGATCGCTGACCTCATATTAGAAAAATCCTTTTGA
- a CDS encoding TolC family protein, giving the protein MNGRKEGEEEDRERAPKIIGSGLELFDGVEKNHKMIIKGKMGNVSVCFVFLFLIARVGFAEDVVFNLRDAISTALENNNELRAFESSVSAEKADVGISRSYLLPQINLEEAFVRTNNPTGVFSIKLNEGRFKESDFEISSLNNPDPVSDFETDISVEQPVLAVQEALALKSAKKEYLAKREEYGRQREYVAFRVVETYVQVGTAKEFVEVARKALEDANEQLRIANSRFKSGMGIYSDTLRAETAVTEAEQQLVSTEKNLKVAKRSLGLLLGLDESVDTEAVTEEIELREFDYYAEKSLSRKDVASLQHRYESAKTNVSIADAGYLPRIGVRGTYQLNDRDVPFGSEGDSWFVAAFLRWEIFNGGRREYERARASHTASQIEESLEGMKKSVSLSVYDSYLAVEEAKKNVELAEKSLETAAEGTRLVRKRYENSLSPFYDLLDSQLNLDRARANLVSKRNGCLVSVARLSFESGTILDDLGITD; this is encoded by the coding sequence TTGAACGGTCGTAAGGAGGGCGAGGAAGAAGATAGAGAACGCGCTCCGAAAATTATAGGGAGCGGTCTTGAATTATTCGACGGAGTCGAGAAAAATCACAAGATGATAATAAAAGGTAAGATGGGAAACGTATCCGTTTGTTTTGTTTTTCTCTTTCTTATCGCCCGCGTCGGTTTTGCCGAAGATGTCGTTTTCAACCTCAGGGACGCCATCAGTACCGCGCTCGAGAACAACAACGAGCTCAGGGCATTCGAGAGTTCCGTTTCGGCGGAGAAGGCGGACGTAGGCATTTCGCGCAGTTATCTGCTCCCTCAAATAAATCTCGAGGAGGCCTTCGTACGCACTAACAACCCGACCGGGGTGTTCTCCATCAAGCTGAACGAGGGACGTTTCAAGGAGTCCGATTTCGAGATCTCGAGCCTGAATAACCCCGACCCTGTTAGCGATTTCGAGACGGACATCTCCGTGGAGCAGCCGGTATTGGCAGTACAGGAGGCGCTCGCCCTGAAATCGGCCAAGAAAGAATATCTGGCAAAGAGGGAAGAGTACGGAAGGCAGAGGGAATATGTCGCCTTCAGGGTAGTGGAGACCTACGTGCAGGTCGGGACTGCGAAGGAGTTCGTCGAGGTCGCGCGGAAGGCGCTCGAGGACGCAAATGAGCAGCTGAGGATAGCGAATTCGAGGTTCAAGTCGGGCATGGGCATTTACTCGGACACGCTCCGGGCGGAGACCGCTGTAACGGAGGCGGAGCAGCAGCTCGTGAGCACGGAGAAGAACCTCAAGGTCGCTAAGCGTTCTCTCGGGCTCCTACTCGGTCTCGACGAGTCGGTCGATACCGAAGCCGTGACGGAAGAGATCGAGCTCAGGGAATTCGACTACTACGCTGAGAAATCCCTCTCGCGCAAGGATGTGGCCTCCCTCCAGCACCGTTATGAAAGTGCCAAGACGAACGTGAGCATTGCCGATGCGGGATACCTTCCGAGGATAGGTGTTAGGGGCACGTACCAGCTTAACGACAGGGACGTGCCGTTCGGCTCGGAAGGCGACAGCTGGTTCGTAGCGGCTTTCCTACGATGGGAGATTTTCAACGGAGGTAGGAGGGAGTACGAGAGGGCGAGGGCGAGCCACACGGCATCGCAGATCGAGGAGAGCCTCGAAGGCATGAAAAAGAGCGTCTCCCTGAGCGTATACGATTCCTATCTCGCTGTCGAGGAAGCGAAGAAGAACGTGGAGCTCGCGGAGAAATCTCTCGAAACGGCGGCGGAAGGGACAAGACTCGTGAGGAAGAGGTACGAAAACTCGTTGTCTCCGTTCTACGACCTCCTCGACTCGCAGCTTAATCTCGACAGGGCGAGGGCAAACCTCGTCTCCAAACGCAACGGGTGCTTAGTCTCGGTCGCTAGGCTCTCGTTCGAGAGCGGGACTATTCTCGATGATTTAGGAATAACGGATTAA
- a CDS encoding efflux RND transporter periplasmic adaptor subunit, with protein MNGMKSIRVLLILFLLVASCGGGSDSDKKDADSDVIKGVGTERVHKKVVVEYYSTSGTVRAKTVSDVASRAMGTVTSIKVREGDTVAEGDVLLTLDDRDFRQRALAAKEAYSEALHYLETAESSKRLTELTYERYKSLYDDKAISAHEMDEMESQREIAASEFERARASLGRAKANMEEAEINLGFTEIRSPVTGIVTGKEAEVGSMAVPGRVLLRVEDNSSFRLDVNVDEKMSGRLEPGMTVYADVDALGSRLEGTVTEVVPAVDPSTRTFLVKIGLGGESLKTGLYGTVLIPSGKREAILIPRSAVVEKGQLEGVYTVDENGTATYRLVRTGREYDGNVEVLSGLRDGDVVVVEGAGRVTDGVRVEVD; from the coding sequence ATGAACGGCATGAAAAGCATAAGGGTATTGCTGATTTTGTTTCTACTCGTTGCTTCCTGCGGGGGCGGCTCGGATTCCGATAAAAAAGACGCCGATAGTGACGTTATCAAGGGCGTCGGGACGGAGAGAGTCCACAAAAAAGTGGTCGTCGAATATTACAGTACTTCCGGGACCGTGAGGGCTAAAACCGTAAGCGACGTCGCGAGCAGGGCGATGGGCACCGTAACCTCCATTAAGGTGCGTGAAGGGGACACGGTTGCGGAAGGAGATGTCCTGCTCACGCTTGACGACAGGGACTTCAGGCAGAGGGCGCTTGCGGCGAAAGAAGCGTACAGCGAGGCGCTCCATTACCTGGAGACGGCGGAGAGCAGCAAACGCCTCACGGAGCTCACGTACGAGAGGTATAAGAGCCTTTACGACGATAAAGCCATATCCGCTCATGAAATGGACGAGATGGAGAGCCAAAGGGAAATAGCCGCGAGCGAATTCGAGCGTGCGCGGGCATCGCTCGGCAGGGCCAAAGCGAATATGGAGGAAGCCGAGATCAACCTGGGATTCACGGAGATCAGGTCCCCTGTCACGGGCATCGTGACCGGGAAGGAAGCGGAAGTCGGCAGCATGGCCGTCCCCGGCCGTGTCCTGCTCAGGGTTGAGGACAATTCTTCTTTCAGGCTGGATGTGAATGTCGACGAAAAAATGTCGGGCCGGCTCGAGCCCGGCATGACCGTTTACGCCGACGTGGACGCGCTCGGCAGCCGTCTCGAGGGAACGGTTACGGAGGTCGTTCCGGCGGTCGACCCCTCGACGAGGACCTTCCTCGTGAAGATCGGGCTCGGCGGCGAGTCCCTGAAGACGGGTCTCTATGGTACCGTCCTCATACCGTCGGGCAAGCGTGAGGCGATACTCATTCCCCGTTCCGCCGTCGTGGAAAAAGGCCAGCTCGAAGGGGTCTATACAGTAGACGAAAACGGGACCGCGACATACAGGCTCGTCCGGACCGGCAGGGAATATGACGGTAATGTAGAGGTGCTGTCAGGGCTCAGGGACGGCGACGTTGTCGTAGTGGAAGGGGCCGGCAGGGTAACCGACGGAGTGCGCGTCGAGGTCGACTGA